A window of Paenibacillus sp. 19GGS1-52 contains these coding sequences:
- a CDS encoding GNAT family N-acetyltransferase, translated as MNVQASGYTHSPHSSISIIRADIDRVGDVLKLLREAALWMESKGIKQWSPTQFNELDIAGYFKDRQVYMALDGENVAGMFTLQFSDPQYWGSRNDESYAYLHRLAVAGSYRGVGLGQRMLINASAWAKELGCTALRLDTVAHNIKLNRYYQSLGFHYMGTNDMGGGRLVNLYEHFEDNADHNEIILREDFKY; from the coding sequence ATGAATGTGCAGGCTTCCGGATACACTCATTCTCCGCATAGCTCAATTAGCATTATTCGCGCAGATATCGATCGAGTGGGAGATGTCCTGAAGCTGCTGCGAGAAGCAGCGTTGTGGATGGAGAGCAAGGGAATTAAGCAATGGTCACCCACTCAATTTAATGAGCTGGATATTGCCGGATACTTTAAGGATAGACAGGTTTATATGGCTTTGGATGGTGAGAATGTAGCTGGAATGTTCACCTTGCAGTTCAGTGATCCACAGTACTGGGGCAGCAGAAATGATGAATCCTACGCTTATTTGCATCGGCTGGCTGTGGCGGGTTCCTATCGCGGTGTGGGGCTCGGGCAAAGAATGCTTATAAATGCTTCTGCATGGGCTAAGGAGTTAGGCTGCACAGCACTTAGATTGGATACTGTTGCGCACAATATAAAGTTGAACCGTTATTATCAGAGCTTGGGCTTTCACTACATGGGTACGAATGATATGGGCGGGGGTCGATTAGTTAACCTGTATGAGCATTTTGAGGACAACGCTGACCATAACGAGATTATTCTCCGAGAGGACTTTAAATATTGA
- a CDS encoding glucose-1-phosphate adenylyltransferase: MSKKECIAMLLAGGEGRRLAPLTANMAKPAVPFGGQYRIIDFPLSNCVNSNIDTVGVLTQYAAESLHQHIGEGEPWRLNSNVDHGVTLLPSGIEGRENYLGTADAIYKNIEFIDSHNPEHVLILSADHIYHMDYRKMLDYHHSKGAKATISVMEVPWEEASRFGVMNVNDELKISEFAEKPKVPKSNLASMGIYLFRWDYLKEYLLRDAVNPASSHDFGKDVIPTMLNSNDDLFAYRFEGYWRDVGTVSSLWEAHMDLLQADNGFQIDNVRWPMYSRARRPKLAVHKTRVQLPVTDCLVNEFSIMEGSLFRSVIFGGVEIGKLSQIKQSVIMPGVRIGRGVQIENAIIGEGAVIKDGAIIKGSADNIVVVGPHEIVAAKPVIRTQPSRLLQDVYEKTGRLRAEGLPS, from the coding sequence ATGAGTAAAAAAGAATGTATCGCCATGTTATTGGCAGGTGGAGAGGGGCGCAGATTGGCACCTTTAACCGCCAATATGGCTAAGCCTGCAGTCCCTTTCGGTGGACAGTATAGAATCATTGATTTTCCTCTAAGCAATTGTGTGAATTCCAATATTGATACTGTCGGCGTATTGACACAGTACGCAGCTGAGTCGCTGCATCAACATATTGGAGAAGGTGAGCCATGGAGGCTCAATTCCAATGTAGACCATGGAGTCACTTTGCTTCCTTCAGGTATTGAAGGTAGAGAGAACTATTTGGGAACCGCCGATGCCATTTATAAAAACATTGAATTTATCGACAGCCACAATCCAGAACATGTATTAATCCTGTCGGCAGATCATATTTACCATATGGATTACCGCAAAATGCTTGATTATCATCACAGCAAGGGCGCTAAAGCTACGATCTCCGTTATGGAGGTTCCATGGGAGGAAGCCAGCCGCTTTGGTGTAATGAACGTGAATGACGAACTTAAAATCTCCGAATTTGCGGAGAAACCAAAGGTTCCAAAGAGCAATTTAGCTTCAATGGGCATCTATCTGTTTCGTTGGGACTATCTGAAGGAGTATTTGCTGCGCGATGCCGTAAATCCAGCTTCCAGCCATGATTTTGGTAAAGACGTCATCCCAACTATGCTTAACAGTAATGACGACTTGTTCGCCTACCGTTTCGAAGGTTACTGGAGAGATGTAGGAACTGTGAGCAGCCTCTGGGAGGCCCACATGGATCTGCTCCAAGCTGATAACGGCTTTCAGATCGATAATGTACGTTGGCCAATGTATAGCCGGGCCCGCCGTCCCAAGCTTGCCGTTCATAAAACACGTGTTCAACTTCCGGTAACAGATTGCCTTGTGAACGAATTTAGCATCATGGAAGGCAGCTTATTCCGTTCGGTCATCTTTGGAGGTGTGGAGATTGGCAAGCTGTCCCAGATTAAACAGAGCGTGATTATGCCGGGTGTACGGATAGGCCGTGGTGTACAGATCGAAAATGCCATCATCGGCGAAGGTGCCGTCATCAAGGATGGAGCCATTATTAAAGGCAGTGCAGACAACATTGTTGTTGTTGGACCTCATGAGATCGTAGCTGCTAAACCAGTCATCCGCACCCAACCTTCCCGTCTGCTTCAGGATGTATATGAGAAAACTGGGCGACTGCGGGCCGAAGGCCTTCCATCCTGA
- a CDS encoding amidase domain-containing protein, giving the protein MRKIVSTMLVFLFMSSSVALASPTDFSTSQDTVEIQGVIQKYFNSLAESIKIKDPSKLDELNQLINLDSQEGSQLLSYETDKTNYLIEEQNNAGTEVKNFTNAFEFNSVNVNSDEAQVEVTLVESIDYNFLDESSVTRVQHSISLAKNNDEWLITEDNYSDEFKKLYDYGTDFSDLTTTQDQSKTTTTNELNESIGVLSIPGDYFDSYDSTKRANAVSYARSHTDSSGTTSTAYYNTSQFKTYGDTDCQNFVSQSVWYGLGGRVSSTKAYPMNSYWWANLTGEATTWYWTGTSYFYNWVTSNYTNNSYGLQGTASSLPTNIQVGDYVYVPGHVLLVTKIVDNDANGVVNYGDLYISAHTNNQLDKNLKALYGGTSAPSNMQFVHITGNKWNTGQ; this is encoded by the coding sequence ATGAGGAAAATTGTAAGCACGATGCTAGTATTCTTATTTATGTCTTCCAGTGTAGCATTAGCCAGCCCCACCGATTTTTCTACATCTCAGGATACAGTTGAAATACAAGGAGTTATACAAAAATATTTTAATTCATTAGCAGAGTCTATAAAAATAAAAGATCCCTCGAAATTAGATGAATTAAACCAACTAATTAATTTAGACTCACAAGAAGGTTCTCAACTATTATCGTATGAAACAGACAAGACAAATTATTTAATTGAAGAACAGAACAACGCGGGTACCGAAGTGAAAAATTTCACAAATGCTTTTGAATTTAATTCTGTTAATGTGAACTCGGATGAAGCACAGGTAGAAGTCACACTTGTTGAGAGTATCGATTATAACTTTCTAGATGAGAGTTCAGTGACTAGAGTACAACATAGCATTAGCTTGGCAAAAAATAATGATGAGTGGCTTATTACGGAGGATAACTATAGCGATGAATTTAAAAAATTGTATGATTATGGAACGGATTTTTCTGATCTGACAACTACTCAGGATCAGTCTAAGACTACAACTACAAATGAATTGAACGAGAGTATTGGCGTCCTATCTATTCCAGGGGATTACTTTGATAGTTATGATTCCACTAAACGGGCCAATGCGGTAAGCTACGCAAGATCACATACTGATTCTTCGGGAACGACATCAACAGCTTACTATAATACTTCGCAGTTCAAAACTTATGGCGATACAGATTGCCAGAATTTTGTATCACAATCTGTTTGGTATGGCTTGGGGGGAAGAGTTAGCTCTACCAAAGCTTACCCTATGAATAGCTATTGGTGGGCAAATCTCACAGGAGAAGCTACAACTTGGTATTGGACAGGTACATCATATTTTTACAATTGGGTTACCAGCAATTATACTAATAACAGTTATGGTTTGCAGGGAACTGCATCTAGTTTACCAACAAATATCCAAGTAGGTGATTATGTTTATGTCCCAGGTCATGTATTGCTCGTGACCAAGATTGTAGACAATGATGCAAATGGAGTGGTTAATTATGGTGATCTTTATATAAGTGCACATACCAATAACCAACTGGATAAAAACCTTAAAGCACTCTACGGCGGAACATCTGCCCCTTCTAACATGCAGTTTGTTCATATTACAGGTAATAAATGGAATACTGGGCAGTAA
- a CDS encoding ATP-binding cassette domain-containing protein — MITVEHLAKAVGEDKNPVLQDIGFQLETGELVALLGGSGSGKTTLLRCLALRDKWDRGNFRVDGTNILGNIFGGKRKIRREWAYLEQNAELNPNRTALKNVLIGQSAQTPWWRMVTGMVRSDDYMGAMDELDALGLLDKAKMKTSQLSGGERQRVAIARALTHGAKVILADEPVTGLDPKSADSVMETLRKLCKETGLTIVTVLPIELAERYATRLWVLEDGRIKHDVKGRRLTSQERINL, encoded by the coding sequence ATGATTACAGTTGAACATTTAGCCAAGGCAGTCGGGGAAGACAAGAACCCGGTTCTGCAAGATATTGGCTTTCAATTAGAAACGGGTGAACTTGTAGCACTACTGGGAGGTAGCGGAAGCGGCAAAACCACGCTACTGCGCTGTCTCGCTCTGCGAGATAAATGGGATAGAGGGAATTTCAGAGTGGATGGAACCAATATTCTGGGGAACATCTTCGGAGGTAAACGCAAGATTCGTCGGGAGTGGGCTTATCTGGAGCAGAATGCTGAGCTGAACCCCAACCGTACGGCATTGAAGAACGTGTTAATCGGCCAATCTGCTCAGACCCCATGGTGGCGTATGGTCACGGGTATGGTGCGCTCAGACGATTATATGGGAGCGATGGATGAGCTCGATGCACTAGGCCTGCTCGATAAAGCGAAGATGAAGACGAGCCAGCTTAGTGGAGGAGAACGTCAGCGTGTTGCGATTGCACGAGCGCTGACTCATGGAGCCAAGGTTATTTTGGCAGATGAGCCGGTGACCGGACTTGATCCCAAATCGGCGGATAGCGTAATGGAAACCTTGCGTAAATTATGTAAAGAAACAGGTCTAACTATTGTGACGGTACTGCCTATAGAATTGGCCGAACGTTATGCAACGCGATTGTGGGTGCTGGAGGATGGCCGGATCAAACATGATGTTAAGGGACGGCGGCTGACCTCTCAGGAGCGTATTAATCTGTGA
- a CDS encoding response regulator transcription factor — MSKVLILEDEESIRSFIVINLKRNGFEVLEAADGNEALHKLTTIPDIDIALLDVMVPGIDGFEVCRRIRETNERLGIIFLTAKVQEQDKVYALSVGADDHISKPFSPTELIARIQSLLRRVNVHREQSAKVSFHSGPFTLDLISKQFKRNGDAIELTPTEFSLIQFFLEKENTPLSRDLLLDHVWGKEYMGDPKIVDVNIRRLRQKIENNPSEPEFLQTVWGHGYKWKGQGQ; from the coding sequence ATGAGTAAAGTTTTGATCCTTGAGGATGAAGAGTCCATCCGCAGTTTTATTGTAATTAACCTGAAACGCAATGGCTTTGAAGTGTTGGAGGCGGCTGACGGCAATGAAGCATTGCATAAGCTGACCACGATTCCTGATATTGATATTGCTCTGCTGGATGTAATGGTTCCAGGTATTGACGGGTTTGAGGTATGTCGACGGATACGGGAAACCAATGAACGGTTGGGTATTATTTTTCTAACGGCCAAGGTACAGGAGCAGGATAAGGTCTATGCCTTATCGGTAGGTGCTGATGATCACATCAGCAAGCCTTTCAGCCCAACGGAGCTGATTGCCCGTATTCAGTCACTGCTGCGCCGGGTAAATGTGCATCGGGAACAGTCGGCCAAAGTTTCTTTTCATTCGGGACCGTTTACACTGGATCTTATTTCCAAACAATTTAAACGCAACGGTGACGCGATCGAACTTACGCCCACTGAATTCTCACTTATCCAATTTTTCCTAGAAAAAGAAAACACACCCCTTAGCCGCGATCTGCTGCTAGATCATGTGTGGGGCAAGGAGTATATGGGCGATCCTAAGATTGTGGATGTTAACATCCGCCGTCTGCGCCAGAAGATTGAGAATAATCCGTCAGAGCCCGAATTCTTACAAACGGTATGGGGGCACGGTTACAAATGGAAAGGGCAAGGACAATGA
- a CDS encoding transposase, whose translation MRTVRHLPMFAKKTFLHVPSIRLSCTTCEAGFGWSYEFVGPKQRYSWHFRSHTVEQALGSTAAHSARMQQLPASSEQRIHNEAVPMECERIEKQVWTEAKEMSNLILGVDDFAIRKGHTYTTGIHNLKGETMLDLPSGRKLNDLRAYANTHPEFLQLNPKAVIMVLAQVYDTWISECFPHAIRIADRFYVHGYVINSVQEVRKTIQHTLSPRAGLT comes from the coding sequence ATGCGGACGGTAAGGCATTTGCCAATGTTTGCGAAAAAAACATTTCTACATGTGCCTTCCATCCGGTTGTCCTGTACCACTTGCGAAGCCGGATTTGGATGGTCCTATGAATTTGTAGGACCCAAGCAGCGCTACAGTTGGCATTTTCGTTCTCATACCGTCGAACAAGCGCTGGGATCAACGGCTGCACATAGCGCCCGCATGCAGCAACTACCTGCCAGCAGCGAACAGCGCATTCATAACGAGGCTGTTCCCATGGAGTGCGAACGCATCGAGAAGCAGGTGTGGACTGAAGCAAAAGAAATGTCCAATCTGATTTTAGGTGTCGATGATTTTGCCATTCGAAAAGGTCATACGTACACTACCGGTATCCATAATCTCAAAGGTGAGACGATGCTGGACCTGCCTTCGGGTCGAAAGCTGAACGACTTGCGGGCATATGCTAACACACATCCAGAATTTCTTCAGTTGAATCCCAAAGCGGTCATCATGGTTTTAGCCCAGGTGTATGATACTTGGATCAGCGAATGCTTTCCTCATGCAATTCGCATTGCAGATCGGTTTTATGTTCACGGTTATGTGATCAACAGCGTGCAGGAGGTCCGAAAAACCATTCAGCATACACTATCACCACGGGCTGGGCTTACCTAA
- the glgB gene encoding 1,4-alpha-glucan branching protein GlgB → MAETPTTETLPSSDDIFLFHEGTNYRSYSMLGAHTAAEEGISGVRFTVWAPHATYVGLAGNHNGWDGTQNMDSLYKIPDSGFWSRFFPGMEPGTFYKYRIVAADGTSFLKADPFAFKAEVRPATASVVAELAGYQWGDAAWRRKNKSPYNQPVNIYEMHFGTWRQKEDGEFYTYQELGGLLIPYLVEMGYTHVEFMPLAEHPYDLSWGYQGTGYFAATSRYGDPHELMYLIDHLHQAGIGVILDWVPAHFAKDAHGLRMFDGSALYEYADPMLAEKPGWGTLSFDFSKPEISSFLISNALFWFDLYHIDGMRVDAVTSMLRLDFEKKSHQYRHNANGGLENLEAISFIQRLNKAIFQYYPKALMMAEESSAWPGVTAPVHEGGLGFNYKWNMGWMNDTLGYIEHEFSERPHHHNLLTFPICYAYAENYTLPLSHDEVVHGKKSLLNKMPGSYEQKFAGLRQLLGYQMSHPGKKLLFMGSEFGQFIEWKDQEQLDWLLLEYESHQRMLAYSKELNKLYLSEKALWELDHDLEGYQWIDADDSGQSIVSYIRRGKKPVDTLLFIINFQPAQRLNYRIGVPRPGAYEEIFSSERTEFGGSGVHNAPMQSSKLEWHNQLNSIELTIPPLSFLVLKKVGRKGK, encoded by the coding sequence TTGGCTGAGACACCAACAACAGAAACCCTCCCGTCATCTGATGATATTTTCTTGTTTCATGAAGGCACGAATTATCGCAGCTATTCAATGCTGGGCGCGCACACTGCCGCTGAAGAAGGCATTTCCGGCGTACGCTTTACCGTGTGGGCTCCTCATGCGACATATGTAGGACTAGCAGGTAACCATAATGGCTGGGACGGAACGCAGAATATGGACTCGTTATATAAGATACCCGATTCAGGATTTTGGAGTCGTTTTTTTCCGGGGATGGAGCCGGGAACTTTTTACAAATACAGGATTGTGGCCGCAGATGGGACAAGTTTTCTAAAAGCAGATCCTTTTGCCTTCAAGGCTGAGGTTCGTCCGGCTACTGCATCCGTTGTTGCAGAGCTTGCGGGCTACCAGTGGGGAGATGCTGCTTGGCGGCGCAAGAACAAGTCTCCATACAATCAACCAGTGAATATTTACGAAATGCATTTTGGAACCTGGCGCCAGAAGGAAGACGGTGAATTCTATACCTATCAGGAACTGGGTGGACTGTTGATCCCATATTTAGTAGAAATGGGCTATACCCACGTAGAATTCATGCCACTCGCAGAGCATCCGTATGACTTATCATGGGGCTATCAAGGGACGGGTTATTTTGCCGCAACAAGTCGTTACGGTGATCCGCATGAGCTCATGTATCTGATTGATCATCTTCATCAGGCAGGCATAGGTGTGATATTGGATTGGGTTCCGGCCCATTTTGCCAAGGACGCTCATGGTCTGCGGATGTTTGACGGTTCCGCTCTTTATGAATACGCCGATCCGATGTTAGCTGAGAAGCCAGGTTGGGGTACCCTTTCGTTTGATTTCAGCAAGCCTGAAATATCCTCATTTCTAATCTCCAACGCGCTGTTCTGGTTTGATCTGTACCATATTGACGGAATGCGTGTGGATGCTGTCACGAGTATGCTGCGCCTTGACTTTGAGAAGAAGAGCCATCAATATCGTCATAATGCCAATGGCGGTTTGGAGAATCTTGAAGCCATCAGCTTTATTCAGCGGCTGAACAAGGCTATATTTCAATACTATCCCAAAGCTTTGATGATGGCTGAGGAATCGAGTGCCTGGCCTGGGGTTACTGCCCCTGTTCATGAAGGCGGGTTAGGCTTTAACTACAAATGGAATATGGGCTGGATGAACGACACACTGGGTTACATAGAACATGAATTCAGCGAGCGGCCGCATCATCATAATCTGCTGACATTCCCGATTTGTTATGCATACGCGGAGAATTATACTTTGCCTTTATCGCATGATGAGGTCGTGCATGGCAAGAAGTCACTCTTAAACAAGATGCCAGGCTCCTATGAACAGAAGTTCGCTGGACTGCGGCAGCTGCTCGGTTATCAGATGTCGCATCCTGGCAAAAAGCTGCTGTTCATGGGTAGTGAATTCGGGCAATTTATTGAGTGGAAGGATCAGGAGCAGCTGGATTGGCTGTTGCTTGAGTATGAGAGCCATCAACGTATGCTGGCCTATAGTAAAGAACTCAATAAGCTGTACCTCTCTGAAAAAGCGTTATGGGAGCTGGATCATGATCTGGAGGGCTATCAGTGGATAGACGCGGATGACAGTGGACAAAGCATTGTCTCATACATTCGTAGAGGCAAGAAGCCCGTGGATACGCTGTTATTTATTATTAACTTCCAACCGGCACAGCGTCTCAACTACCGTATTGGTGTTCCTCGTCCGGGGGCTTACGAAGAGATCTTCAGCTCTGAGCGTACAGAGTTCGGCGGCTCAGGAGTGCATAATGCTCCAATGCAGAGCAGCAAGTTGGAGTGGCATAATCAATTGAACAGCATAGAGCTGACAATACCGCCGTTAAGCTTTCTGGTACTAAAGAAAGTTGGACGTAAAGGTAAATGA
- a CDS encoding transposase — translation MDHHPAVRSSLKTMRSWNIEIVNYHQCQWTNATVEGRHNRIKAF, via the coding sequence ATGGATCATCATCCTGCTGTTCGTAGCAGCTTAAAGACGATGCGTAGTTGGAACATTGAAATCGTAAACTATCATCAATGCCAGTGGACAAACGCAACGGTAGAAGGTCGACACAATCGCATTAAAGCCTTCTAG
- a CDS encoding HAMP domain-containing sensor histidine kinase, whose product MIKKGMRRQIVLHYILVVSLALLLVEVIFLLAIRTNYYDSVYNKITTHFSAAEYFQKYQISDEHAPFQLQDLLDRFTLSNAELEVLTLKGDMVTSSTGFQPDRTITTSDVPEAAGGSIGRWVGKQPGTNESVMAVSKILQIHGRDAYILRYLTSVEGINEDLLNLTLLSIGIGVAVLAIVVLFSFGLANSIVKPLNNITAVSAQMAKGRFNTRIKGNYKYEIADLAATLNYMAEEIVRSNQTKDDFISSISHELRTPLTSIKGWSETLISGGYDPEETKLGMGIISRESDRLIGLVEEILDFSKLQQNEMKLSIGIVNVKVLLQETILNIWAKAEKKRIVLLLECDEAIYVKGDANRLKQVFLNLVDNAVKFSHEDSSIVLTAQRFSASEIAIIVRDSGIGISDDHISRVRDRFFQVDALNGGTGLGLAISQQLVELHHGKIEMNSEIGKGTQVTVILPLTDELPVSVSMITT is encoded by the coding sequence ATGATTAAAAAGGGGATGCGCAGACAGATCGTACTGCACTATATACTTGTAGTCTCTTTAGCGCTTCTCCTGGTGGAAGTTATCTTTTTGCTTGCGATTCGAACGAATTATTACGACAGTGTATATAACAAAATCACGACGCACTTCAGTGCGGCTGAATATTTCCAGAAATATCAAATTTCGGATGAGCATGCTCCATTTCAGTTACAGGACCTGCTGGACAGGTTTACGCTGAGCAATGCAGAGCTGGAAGTGCTGACGTTAAAAGGTGATATGGTCACCAGTTCTACCGGTTTTCAGCCAGACCGCACTATTACAACCAGCGATGTTCCCGAAGCAGCAGGTGGCAGCATCGGTCGTTGGGTAGGCAAACAGCCTGGCACCAATGAGAGTGTGATGGCGGTTTCCAAAATACTGCAAATCCACGGCCGTGATGCTTATATCCTTAGGTACCTCACTTCAGTTGAAGGTATTAACGAAGACCTGCTGAATCTTACTCTGTTGTCAATTGGTATCGGAGTCGCAGTACTGGCCATAGTTGTTCTGTTCAGCTTCGGGCTGGCTAACTCTATAGTAAAGCCGCTCAATAATATTACGGCGGTCTCGGCGCAGATGGCCAAGGGCAGATTTAATACCCGTATTAAAGGAAATTACAAATATGAGATTGCTGATTTGGCGGCTACGCTTAATTATATGGCCGAGGAAATTGTGCGCAGCAATCAGACCAAGGATGACTTTATTTCCTCAATCTCGCATGAGCTTCGTACACCGCTGACCAGTATCAAAGGCTGGAGCGAGACCTTAATCTCAGGTGGATATGATCCGGAAGAAACAAAGCTTGGTATGGGGATTATCTCCAGAGAAAGCGATCGGTTGATTGGTCTGGTAGAAGAGATACTGGATTTCTCCAAGCTGCAGCAGAATGAGATGAAGCTTTCAATCGGCATTGTGAATGTTAAGGTACTGCTGCAAGAGACGATCCTTAACATTTGGGCAAAAGCAGAGAAAAAGCGGATTGTATTACTGCTTGAATGCGACGAAGCGATCTATGTCAAAGGGGATGCCAATCGGCTGAAACAAGTATTTCTAAATCTAGTTGATAATGCGGTGAAGTTTTCCCACGAAGATTCCAGCATCGTACTCACCGCACAGCGCTTTTCAGCAAGTGAGATTGCCATTATTGTTCGTGATAGTGGAATTGGTATTAGTGACGACCATATTTCCAGAGTAAGAGACCGCTTTTTTCAGGTGGATGCTTTAAATGGGGGAACTGGACTTGGACTGGCGATCTCCCAGCAGTTGGTTGAGCTTCATCATGGCAAGATTGAAATGAATAGTGAGATTGGCAAAGGAACGCAGGTCACCGTCATCTTGCCTCTAACAGATGAACTCCCCGTTTCAGTTTCAATGATAACCACTTAG
- the glgA gene encoding glycogen synthase GlgA, with protein sequence MKVLFAAAEAHPFIKTGGLADVIGALPKALKSAGVDVRVIMPKYRGIPEKFTAQMEHITEVFVPLGWRNQYCGIERLVYEGIPVYFVDNEYYFGRDGIYGYMDDGERFAFFNRAVLECLEAIDFQPDVLHCHDWHAAVIPMLLEGHYRHNPFYSNIRTVFTIHNLLYQGVFPYEVLGELLGLNNSYFAGVEYYGGINFMKGGIVYSDHITTVSPTYAEEIRTPYYGYGLEGLLTSRADHLTGIVNGIDTKSYNPATDPQIFSRYRSNLAKKTENKLGLQQELGLPVAPYIPMIAMVTRLVDSKGLDLLTRVLDELLYYDDVQFVMLGTGDEVYERWFREAASRYPTKLSSQILFNDALSRKIYAASDLFLMPSKFEPCGISQLLALRYGSIPVVRETGGLNDTVHAYDEETGEGNGFTFKDYNAHDMMFTLRRALSFYSKPEHWKKVTKTAFSGDYSWNVSAQQYIDIYEGILE encoded by the coding sequence ATGAAGGTGTTATTTGCCGCAGCTGAAGCACATCCGTTTATCAAAACGGGTGGGCTGGCTGATGTGATTGGTGCTTTGCCGAAGGCGCTAAAAAGTGCCGGAGTAGATGTTCGGGTAATCATGCCTAAATACCGTGGCATTCCAGAAAAATTCACCGCACAAATGGAGCATATCACTGAAGTCTTTGTTCCCTTGGGCTGGCGCAATCAATACTGTGGTATCGAGCGTTTAGTGTATGAGGGTATTCCGGTATATTTTGTTGACAATGAGTATTATTTCGGACGAGATGGAATTTATGGGTATATGGACGATGGAGAACGCTTTGCGTTCTTCAACCGAGCGGTGCTTGAATGTCTGGAGGCTATTGATTTCCAGCCCGATGTGCTGCATTGTCATGACTGGCACGCTGCAGTAATCCCCATGCTCCTGGAAGGTCACTACCGCCACAATCCATTTTATAGCAATATACGCACTGTGTTCACCATACACAACCTGTTGTACCAAGGGGTGTTCCCTTATGAGGTGCTGGGTGAGCTGCTTGGCTTGAACAATAGTTACTTTGCCGGGGTGGAATATTATGGAGGTATAAACTTCATGAAGGGCGGTATCGTCTATAGCGATCATATCACCACGGTCAGTCCAACCTATGCGGAAGAAATTCGCACCCCCTATTATGGTTATGGACTGGAGGGATTACTGACCTCACGAGCGGATCATCTGACCGGTATTGTCAACGGAATTGATACGAAGAGCTATAATCCGGCAACAGACCCGCAAATCTTCTCCCGATATCGCTCCAATCTGGCGAAGAAGACCGAGAACAAATTGGGTCTGCAGCAGGAATTGGGTCTACCTGTAGCTCCATATATCCCAATGATTGCGATGGTTACTCGACTGGTTGATTCCAAAGGACTGGATTTGCTGACTCGGGTGCTTGACGAACTTCTGTACTACGATGATGTTCAGTTTGTGATGCTGGGTACGGGGGATGAGGTCTATGAACGCTGGTTCCGTGAGGCAGCGTCGCGTTATCCAACGAAACTGTCGTCACAAATCCTGTTTAACGATGCATTATCCCGCAAAATATATGCAGCCAGCGATCTATTCCTCATGCCTTCGAAATTTGAGCCTTGCGGCATCAGCCAGTTGCTCGCACTGCGTTACGGCAGTATTCCGGTGGTACGGGAGACTGGTGGACTTAATGATACTGTTCATGCGTACGACGAGGAGACGGGTGAGGGCAATGGCTTTACGTTCAAAGACTACAATGCCCACGATATGATGTTTACGCTTCGCCGGGCGCTATCTTTTTACAGCAAACCTGAGCATTGGAAAAAAGTTACCAAAACTGCCTTCTCCGGTGATTACAGCTGGAATGTATCCGCACAGCAGTACATTGATATTTACGAGGGCATATTGGAATAG